The Fibrobacter sp. UWB5 genome has a window encoding:
- a CDS encoding ATP-binding protein → MSKQNVSTFTASKSAGKLYFSLIFSIKMPQICSICEKSAYYMAESGVKGALSAVQSGIFGEIRSIIGRHEEKKVLQRCVDSERAEFVAIYGRRRIGKTFLVKQFFESSFDFYTTGVYQVSRSEQLKNWQKQLLKYSKQRRNTPKDWFEAFDQLQEYLQSLKKERFVVFIDELPWLDTPKSNFLKALEMFWNSWGSDCNRLKLIVCGSATTWMINKLLGDKGGLHNRVTMPICLSPFTLHETSQYLTYMGFDWSDMEVIETYMVLGGVPYYLSLLGPSLSLRQNIDNLFFKRNAVLKTEYDFLFNSLYSEAQAYKKVVELLSSKMIGMTRSEMMSNLKLLDNGFFSIVLDNLEKCDFIRHYQSFGKRKNEALYQLTDMFTLFFVRFVKNYNGMDENAWSHLPDGKRNAWLGYAYEQVCIHHINQIKKTLGISGIASDVCSWTKKGENGAQIDLVIDRSDRVIDLCEIKYCDRPFEIKKDYADWLKERRDIFRENVRTNKTLHLTMITPFGLAKGKYESCVQGCVTAADLFQ, encoded by the coding sequence ATGAGCAAGCAGAATGTGTCGACTTTTACCGCATCAAAATCAGCCGGCAAACTCTATTTTTCCCTAATTTTTAGTATCAAAATGCCGCAAATTTGCTCAATTTGCGAAAAAAGTGCTTATTACATGGCGGAAAGTGGGGTGAAAGGTGCACTTTCCGCAGTGCAATCGGGCATTTTTGGCGAAATTCGCTCAATTATCGGGCGTCATGAGGAGAAAAAAGTTCTCCAAAGGTGTGTGGATAGTGAAAGAGCTGAGTTTGTCGCGATATATGGTCGCAGGAGAATCGGCAAGACTTTTCTGGTAAAGCAGTTCTTTGAAAGCTCGTTTGATTTTTATACGACTGGAGTCTATCAGGTCTCTCGTTCTGAACAATTGAAAAATTGGCAAAAGCAATTACTGAAATACAGTAAACAGAGAAGGAACACGCCTAAAGATTGGTTTGAGGCTTTTGATCAGCTTCAAGAGTATCTGCAATCCTTAAAAAAGGAACGGTTTGTCGTTTTTATTGATGAATTGCCTTGGCTCGATACACCCAAATCGAATTTCCTAAAGGCTCTTGAAATGTTTTGGAACAGCTGGGGTTCTGATTGCAATCGACTAAAGCTGATTGTTTGTGGCAGCGCCACAACCTGGATGATTAATAAACTGCTAGGTGATAAGGGCGGTTTGCACAATCGTGTGACAATGCCGATTTGCCTTTCTCCGTTCACCTTGCACGAAACAAGTCAATACTTGACTTATATGGGCTTTGACTGGTCCGATATGGAAGTTATCGAGACTTACATGGTATTGGGTGGAGTTCCTTATTATTTGTCTCTGTTGGGCCCCTCTTTAAGTTTGCGGCAAAATATAGACAACCTGTTTTTTAAGCGTAACGCGGTGTTAAAAACGGAATATGACTTCCTTTTTAACTCGCTTTATAGCGAGGCACAAGCATACAAGAAAGTTGTGGAACTTTTATCGTCAAAAATGATTGGCATGACTCGTAGCGAGATGATGTCGAATCTTAAACTTTTGGACAATGGTTTTTTCTCGATAGTTCTTGATAACTTGGAAAAATGCGATTTTATTCGGCATTATCAATCTTTCGGAAAAAGAAAAAACGAAGCGTTATACCAGCTGACGGACATGTTCACACTGTTCTTTGTGCGGTTTGTCAAGAATTATAACGGCATGGATGAAAATGCCTGGAGTCATTTGCCCGATGGCAAACGCAATGCTTGGCTAGGTTACGCTTATGAACAGGTTTGCATACACCATATAAACCAAATAAAAAAAACTTTGGGCATATCAGGGATTGCAAGTGATGTTTGCTCATGGACTAAAAAAGGAGAGAACGGCGCACAGATAGATTTGGTTATTGATCGGAGCGATAGGGTGATTGACTTATGCGAAATCAAGTATTGCGATCGACCGTTTGAAATCAAAAAAGATTATGCAGATTGGCTTAAAGAACGACGTGATATTTTTAGAGAGAATGTGCGAACGAACAAGACTTTGCACCTGACCATGATTACCCCCTTTGGATTGGCTAAAGGGAAATATGAATCCTGTGTTCAAGGATGTGTGACGGCAGCAGACCTTTTTCAATAA
- a CDS encoding tyrosine-type recombinase/integrase — MDCFVFYLAERPSFYQYLEGQNLAVNTMDSYCWTADFFKSHFGRFGRKSLADYKSFLLKNFKPKTVNLRIQGINKYLDYAGKSKLRVKNVKVQQKSFLENVISDADYRFLKTSLLQDGQTKWYFVVWFLSATGARVSELVKLKVEHVECGYFDIYGKGGKLRRLYIPETLQKEALRWLESEGRSSGYLFLNRFGKQITPRGIASQLKAFAKKYGLDEAVVYPHSFRHRFAKNFLEKRNDIALLADLMGHEHIETTRIYLRQTASEQREVVNKVVTW, encoded by the coding sequence ATGGATTGTTTCGTTTTCTACCTTGCCGAAAGACCTTCGTTTTACCAGTATCTGGAAGGGCAGAACCTTGCTGTCAATACGATGGATTCGTATTGCTGGACAGCGGACTTCTTCAAGTCGCATTTCGGACGGTTCGGTCGTAAGTCGCTGGCTGATTACAAGAGTTTTCTTCTGAAAAATTTCAAGCCCAAGACCGTTAATTTGCGGATCCAGGGCATCAATAAATATCTGGATTACGCAGGCAAATCAAAACTACGAGTCAAGAATGTCAAGGTTCAGCAAAAAAGTTTTCTGGAAAATGTCATTAGCGATGCCGATTACAGATTCTTGAAGACGAGTCTGCTGCAAGATGGCCAAACCAAGTGGTATTTTGTGGTGTGGTTCCTGTCGGCGACGGGCGCCCGCGTGAGCGAACTGGTGAAACTCAAGGTGGAACATGTGGAGTGCGGATATTTCGACATCTACGGAAAGGGCGGAAAGCTGCGACGGCTCTACATTCCGGAAACTTTGCAAAAAGAAGCTTTGCGCTGGTTGGAAAGTGAAGGCCGATCCAGCGGATACCTTTTCCTGAATCGTTTTGGCAAGCAGATTACTCCGCGGGGGATTGCCTCACAACTGAAAGCGTTCGCAAAGAAGTATGGCCTAGATGAAGCCGTTGTTTATCCTCATTCGTTTCGCCACCGCTTTGCTAAGAACTTTTTGGAAAAGCGAAACGACATCGCTTTGCTTGCCGACCTTATGGGGCACGAACATATCGAAACGACTCGTATTTATTTGCGCCAAACAGCAAGCGAACAGCGTGAAGTCGTGAATAAGGTGGTGACGTGGTAG
- a CDS encoding endo-1,4-beta-xylanase → MKHTLSFSRIVFSAALLGAGLSNSFADETIRDLAKERGRFIGTILNSEWFNDAIEPEFEEIHKTQFNVVVAENEMKFDATEPSENEFNFAKGDKMVEYAQANGLRVRGHALAWHSQVPGWVNNYSGQKEKLLSVLKNHIDNVVGHWKGKIAEWDVVNEAINDDYNHDWRSTGSVWYEGIGPEFLDSAFVWAHAADPDAELCYNDYAVEWGINEGSKAGFVLEQVKRWKANGIPITCVGTQTHIEIAHETTPQNVRAFAKALAELDVTLNITELDIGFPKGSAGKLTAADYEKQGHLYRQFMDVFLEEPNMGEFVIWGLTDAHSWLDEQQGKTEGLLYDKQYKPKPAYDSIMVSLKAHPASEVKSPYPDSLFDAPCDGNCGDSSEAIKSIAGTSTLSMYLSGRTLSIAGATAAKVNVFDMQGRSAFSAKDVKGSVELSGLSEGLFVVRVRDGSKSLMQRIVVK, encoded by the coding sequence ATGAAACATACTCTGTCATTTTCGCGCATTGTATTTAGCGCAGCTCTTTTAGGGGCAGGCCTTTCTAACTCCTTCGCCGACGAAACCATCCGAGACCTCGCCAAAGAACGCGGGCGCTTTATCGGGACCATCCTGAACAGCGAATGGTTCAACGACGCTATTGAACCTGAATTCGAAGAAATTCACAAAACCCAGTTCAACGTGGTCGTCGCCGAAAACGAGATGAAGTTCGACGCCACGGAACCGAGCGAGAACGAATTCAATTTCGCGAAGGGAGACAAGATGGTCGAATACGCCCAGGCCAACGGACTCCGCGTACGTGGTCATGCCCTCGCCTGGCATAGCCAAGTCCCCGGCTGGGTGAACAACTACAGCGGTCAAAAGGAAAAGTTGCTCAGCGTACTCAAGAACCACATCGACAACGTGGTCGGTCACTGGAAGGGTAAAATCGCCGAATGGGACGTAGTAAACGAAGCCATTAACGACGACTACAATCACGACTGGCGTTCTACCGGTTCCGTGTGGTACGAAGGCATTGGCCCTGAATTCCTGGACTCCGCATTCGTATGGGCGCATGCCGCCGACCCCGATGCAGAGCTCTGCTACAACGACTACGCCGTAGAATGGGGCATTAACGAAGGTTCCAAGGCGGGTTTTGTATTGGAACAAGTCAAGCGCTGGAAGGCAAATGGCATTCCTATTACTTGCGTAGGCACGCAGACACATATCGAAATCGCCCACGAAACCACGCCGCAGAACGTTCGCGCATTTGCCAAGGCTCTCGCAGAATTGGACGTTACATTAAACATCACCGAACTTGACATCGGGTTCCCGAAAGGATCGGCAGGCAAACTCACCGCCGCAGACTACGAGAAGCAAGGGCATCTGTACCGCCAGTTCATGGACGTTTTCCTCGAAGAACCGAACATGGGCGAATTCGTGATTTGGGGACTCACCGATGCTCACAGCTGGCTCGACGAGCAGCAAGGCAAGACCGAAGGACTGCTCTACGACAAACAATACAAGCCGAAGCCCGCCTACGATAGCATTATGGTCAGCCTCAAGGCACACCCGGCATCTGAAGTAAAATCACCGTATCCAGATTCTCTATTTGACGCGCCATGCGACGGCAATTGCGGAGATTCCTCTGAAGCAATCAAGAGCATTGCCGGCACGAGCACCCTTTCGATGTACCTCAGCGGTCGCACGCTCTCCATTGCAGGCGCCACTGCCGCCAAGGTCAACGTGTTCGATATGCAGGGCCGCTCGGCATTCAGCGCAAAGGACGTGAAAGGTTCCGTCGAACTCAGCGGACTTTCCGAAGGTTTATTCGTAGTCCGCGTGCGCGACGGCTCCAAGAGTCTGATGCAGAGAATTGTGGTCAAGTAA
- a CDS encoding endo-1,4-beta-xylanase has product MRKKLSFSGFAIGIALLGAGFTSSFAADETLRSLADKNNIYIGAILNSQWFGGGLPGNYEQIHKTQFNIVVAENEMKFDATEPSENRFNYNNGDKMVKYAKQNGMRVRGHALAWHSQVPNWVNNYKNDKKKLLSVLKNHINNVVGHWKGQVDEWDVVNEAISNNEPQWRSYSVWYQGIGPEFIDSAFVWAHAADPNAELCYNDYNLEQGVNPKAKAGFLLEQVKRWVANGIPIHCVGSQTHVEDTTTDKHFIGSPDSLRSLAKELAKLNIKLKITELDIGFKSGINVSKSDLERQGQTFRQYLDIILEEPNADTYLIWGVSDKWSWLGGLNRQKGLIYDDNLQPKPAFDSILVRLKTYEPPQDTVKQDTTKTDTTKTDTTKTDTTKKDTTSNDSTIAIKSIAGMSSLSMHLSDRTLFIAGATAAKVDVFDMQGRPVFSAKNVKGSVDLKVAEGMYVVRVRDGSKNLMQRVTIK; this is encoded by the coding sequence ATGAGAAAGAAGCTTTCCTTCTCGGGCTTTGCTATTGGCATCGCCCTTCTTGGCGCTGGATTCACGAGCTCCTTCGCCGCAGACGAAACCCTTAGATCGCTGGCCGATAAAAACAATATCTATATCGGCGCCATTCTGAATTCGCAGTGGTTTGGCGGTGGCCTCCCAGGCAACTACGAACAAATTCACAAGACACAGTTCAATATTGTCGTCGCCGAAAACGAGATGAAGTTCGACGCCACCGAACCTAGCGAAAACAGGTTCAACTACAACAACGGCGACAAGATGGTCAAGTACGCAAAGCAGAACGGCATGCGTGTCCGTGGCCATGCCCTCGCCTGGCATAGCCAGGTCCCGAACTGGGTAAACAACTACAAGAACGACAAGAAAAAACTGCTCTCTGTTCTCAAGAACCACATCAACAACGTGGTCGGACACTGGAAAGGCCAGGTGGATGAATGGGACGTGGTGAACGAGGCCATCAGCAACAACGAACCCCAATGGCGTTCCTATTCCGTGTGGTACCAGGGAATCGGCCCCGAATTTATCGACTCCGCCTTCGTGTGGGCGCACGCCGCCGACCCCAACGCGGAGCTCTGCTACAACGACTACAACTTGGAACAGGGCGTCAACCCGAAAGCCAAGGCAGGGTTCTTGCTGGAACAGGTGAAGCGTTGGGTCGCAAACGGCATTCCTATCCATTGCGTAGGTTCGCAGACCCACGTGGAAGACACCACCACCGACAAGCACTTTATCGGCTCGCCGGACAGCCTGCGATCCCTTGCCAAGGAACTTGCAAAACTCAACATCAAGCTGAAAATCACCGAGCTCGATATCGGATTCAAGAGCGGGATCAACGTGAGCAAGAGCGATCTTGAACGCCAAGGCCAGACTTTCCGCCAGTACCTGGACATTATCCTTGAAGAACCGAATGCGGACACCTACCTGATTTGGGGCGTTTCTGATAAATGGAGTTGGCTTGGCGGCCTGAACAGGCAAAAGGGTCTCATTTACGACGACAACTTGCAACCGAAACCGGCATTCGACAGCATCTTGGTGAGACTTAAGACGTATGAACCGCCGCAGGATACGGTAAAGCAGGACACTACGAAAACCGACACGACTAAAACGGATACAACCAAGACAGACACCACCAAGAAGGACACGACATCGAACGATTCCACAATCGCAATCAAGAGCATTGCCGGCATGAGCAGTCTTTCGATGCACCTCTCTGACCGCACGCTCTTTATTGCAGGCGCCACCGCCGCCAAGGTCGACGTGTTCGACATGCAGGGCCGCCCGGTATTCAGCGCAAAGAACGTGAAGGGTTCTGTCGACTTGAAGGTTGCCGAAGGCATGTACGTGGTTCGCGTGCGCGACGGCTCCAAGAATCTGATGCAAAGAGTCACCATCAAGTAA
- a CDS encoding GSCFA domain-containing protein translates to MDFFTKIDIPAADFKIDYTSRLAFFGSCFADNISAQFAERKFHVLVNPFGTVYNPVSLAGQIKAIADGKIFGEEDVFQDTRCDGLWHCWDAHSSLSGATKEECIEKLNAATAQARGFLQKADTAFITLGSAFVYYLKDIDKPVSNCHRQDPHLFERRLISVEEASQSIQKIVALLRDTNCNVHIVFTVSPLRHMSDGAHNNTLSKSTLQLAIHSTTIDYFPSYEIVMDELRDYRFYAEDMIHLSKTAEEYIFERMTETYCDSTTRENMAKVEKFLKMANHRIQDESSPATQELKKKLAAQALELEKQIPGLKLG, encoded by the coding sequence ATGGACTTCTTCACGAAAATCGACATTCCCGCCGCAGATTTTAAAATCGACTACACGAGCCGTCTGGCCTTTTTCGGTTCTTGTTTTGCGGACAATATCTCGGCTCAGTTTGCGGAAAGGAAATTCCATGTTCTCGTAAACCCGTTCGGGACAGTCTACAACCCGGTTTCTTTGGCAGGTCAAATCAAGGCGATTGCCGACGGAAAAATTTTCGGAGAAGAAGATGTCTTTCAGGACACGCGATGCGACGGCCTTTGGCATTGCTGGGACGCGCACAGTTCGCTTTCGGGCGCAACAAAAGAGGAATGCATCGAAAAGCTGAATGCCGCAACGGCACAAGCCCGCGGATTCTTGCAAAAGGCGGACACCGCCTTCATCACGCTCGGCTCCGCATTCGTCTACTATTTAAAGGACATCGACAAGCCCGTATCGAATTGTCACAGGCAAGACCCCCACCTATTTGAGCGCAGGCTGATTTCCGTAGAAGAAGCCTCGCAGTCCATCCAGAAAATCGTCGCCCTGCTCCGCGACACGAATTGCAACGTCCACATCGTCTTTACCGTATCACCGCTGCGCCACATGAGCGACGGTGCCCACAACAACACACTTTCTAAATCGACATTGCAACTCGCCATCCACAGTACCACCATAGATTATTTCCCGAGCTACGAAATCGTGATGGACGAACTGCGGGACTACCGTTTTTACGCCGAAGACATGATTCATTTGTCTAAAACCGCCGAGGAATACATCTTTGAACGGATGACAGAGACCTACTGCGACAGCACCACCCGCGAGAACATGGCGAAAGTGGAAAAGTTCCTGAAAATGGCGAATCACCGCATTCAAGACGAGAGCTCCCCCGCCACCCAGGAGCTCAAGAAAAAACTTGCGGCTCAGGCACTTGAACTTGAAAAGCAGATCCCAGGGCTAAAATTAGGCTAA
- a CDS encoding TIGR02147 family protein, giving the protein MEDILTYTGYRQYIADYYADKKAKSAFTWQEFARAAGFSSPVYLKYVSEGRFNLSDEAAFRVAVAMHLVDYEQEYFCEMVKFDHAKKDSDKKAAFNKMLAIAEAHKAKILEGEAFRFFGDWKNPVLRELAPAMPGAKPLALAHACRAKVSAAEVTETLNFLVKAGLLQKDEDGNYKQTEKSVTTGPMEVTPLAVRNLHRQMGEFALDTIEGVPQDKRQFSGVTVGVTREAYEEIVQEIAEFRKRVIAIATRDSATDEVYRLNMQFFPMTNKGENKKG; this is encoded by the coding sequence GTGGAAGACATTCTAACTTATACGGGCTACCGCCAGTATATCGCGGATTATTACGCCGACAAAAAGGCGAAATCCGCGTTTACTTGGCAGGAGTTCGCCCGTGCGGCGGGATTCTCGTCACCTGTTTACCTAAAATACGTGAGCGAAGGACGCTTTAACTTGAGCGATGAGGCCGCATTCCGTGTGGCTGTTGCAATGCACCTTGTGGATTACGAGCAGGAATATTTCTGCGAAATGGTCAAGTTTGACCACGCCAAAAAGGATTCCGACAAAAAGGCTGCGTTCAATAAGATGCTTGCCATAGCCGAGGCGCACAAGGCAAAAATTCTGGAAGGCGAGGCTTTCCGCTTTTTCGGTGACTGGAAAAATCCAGTGCTCCGCGAGCTGGCGCCAGCCATGCCCGGGGCGAAACCCTTGGCGCTTGCGCATGCGTGTCGTGCCAAGGTGAGTGCGGCTGAAGTTACCGAGACGCTCAATTTTTTGGTGAAGGCTGGCCTGCTTCAAAAAGATGAAGACGGCAATTATAAACAGACTGAAAAGTCGGTTACGACGGGCCCCATGGAAGTGACTCCCTTGGCTGTTCGTAATTTGCATCGTCAGATGGGCGAGTTTGCTCTTGATACAATTGAGGGCGTGCCGCAAGATAAACGCCAATTCTCGGGGGTGACTGTTGGTGTGACGCGCGAAGCTTACGAAGAAATCGTGCAAGAAATTGCCGAGTTCCGTAAGCGTGTCATTGCGATTGCTACTAGGGATTCTGCGACAGACGAGGTGTATCGCCTGAATATGCAGTTTTTCCCGATGACGAACAAGGGTGAAAATAAAAAGGGTTAG
- a CDS encoding FISUMP domain-containing protein, giving the protein MKFTKAGEFIDYAFAALFAATVLTFLLLTGCSTEDAVHSPEKNGTQMTEMGGASEETGIAMLYNNITVRGRVAELSTMLDSANKYSDSVLSYKTSAVRMYELDSVTFDTVGSVHLGYLLNPRGEFRFDSVSLNSPYILLEVSPDQFGGYGESQLAERTGLTAVVDLRETKDIEINKLTCLEGYRLRYLVQSGMSIAEARLQAGRDVLDAFGMYKVDFETIKTTEVAEGVMAIDMFEDFLDLLNYGELDEVAEKLGEEGNLSHVASSVSDRFIYWTLRDLDYMIVSEAHGFPRDTSLKKEIYVNFAVILLGLDDCDSRNDGRVVRNEDVIFNFKCSDEKWDIVVKSVDYVADSLTDARDGKTYKTATYIINGEMQTWMSENLMFGEGTGDYLFTEVMNIDGDITDSSGFIDYDRVYAIMDSVQAEKGYYQGVCPDGWHLPNGFEWQNLMNFIEGKLDIEYDIGVYLFAAGFGVVVDSTAMKDVIVYAVRPDPARGDVTLGGSKDNALYIDGDGKWVISQNNDNHVMRVRCVKDE; this is encoded by the coding sequence ATGAAGTTTACAAAGGCCGGAGAATTTATCGATTACGCCTTTGCGGCTCTATTTGCCGCGACGGTGTTGACATTCTTGCTATTGACGGGCTGCTCTACGGAAGACGCGGTGCATTCGCCCGAAAAGAATGGAACGCAGATGACCGAAATGGGTGGCGCCTCGGAAGAAACGGGTATCGCCATGCTGTACAACAATATTACGGTGAGGGGCCGTGTGGCGGAACTGTCTACGATGCTTGATTCTGCGAACAAGTATTCGGATAGCGTGTTGAGCTACAAGACGTCTGCTGTAAGAATGTATGAACTGGATTCTGTAACGTTCGATACGGTTGGATCGGTTCATTTGGGCTATCTTCTTAATCCGCGAGGCGAGTTCCGCTTCGATAGCGTTTCCTTGAATAGTCCGTATATCTTGCTGGAAGTGAGTCCGGATCAATTTGGAGGGTACGGGGAATCTCAATTGGCGGAACGGACGGGATTGACGGCCGTTGTTGATTTGCGTGAGACGAAAGATATCGAAATCAACAAGTTGACGTGTCTGGAAGGCTATCGCCTGCGTTATTTGGTTCAGTCGGGAATGTCCATTGCCGAAGCCAGACTGCAAGCGGGGCGCGATGTACTGGATGCTTTTGGAATGTACAAGGTCGATTTTGAAACGATTAAAACGACTGAAGTCGCTGAAGGTGTAATGGCAATCGACATGTTTGAAGATTTCCTGGATCTGTTGAATTATGGCGAACTTGACGAGGTTGCCGAAAAACTGGGCGAAGAGGGAAACCTGAGCCATGTGGCCTCTTCTGTAAGTGACCGCTTTATTTATTGGACGCTTAGAGATTTGGATTATATGATTGTGAGCGAGGCGCATGGTTTCCCGAGAGACACATCTTTGAAAAAAGAAATCTACGTTAACTTTGCCGTGATTTTGCTCGGCTTAGATGATTGTGATTCCCGTAATGACGGACGTGTCGTCAGGAATGAAGATGTCATTTTCAACTTCAAGTGCTCCGATGAAAAGTGGGACATCGTTGTTAAATCCGTTGACTATGTCGCCGATTCCCTGACCGATGCTCGTGACGGGAAAACGTACAAGACTGCAACGTATATCATCAATGGCGAAATGCAGACTTGGATGAGCGAAAATTTGATGTTTGGCGAAGGGACTGGTGACTACCTGTTTACCGAGGTGATGAACATTGATGGGGATATCACGGATTCTTCTGGCTTCATTGATTATGACAGAGTCTATGCGATAATGGATTCTGTCCAGGCCGAGAAGGGCTATTACCAGGGCGTATGTCCTGACGGATGGCACCTCCCGAATGGTTTTGAGTGGCAGAATCTGATGAACTTTATTGAAGGCAAGTTGGATATAGAGTATGATATAGGGGTGTATCTGTTCGCTGCGGGATTTGGGGTGGTGGTAGATAGCACTGCCATGAAAGACGTGATTGTTTACGCAGTTAGGCCGGACCCCGCACGAGGTGATGTTACACTCGGGGGATCTAAGGATAATGCGCTTTATATCGATGGTGACGGAAAATGGGTCATTAGCCAGAATAATGATAATCATGTCATGCGTGTCCGCTGCGTTAAAGATGAATAG
- a CDS encoding geranylgeranylglyceryl/heptaprenylglyceryl phosphate synthase, with product MKPGKTELRLNAEIEKRGALFAVLLDPDTSDEAAFVKAGAMAAENGADLLLVGGSYLGNFTLPKQVAALKANVDLPVVLFPGGASQVVPGFDAMLFMTLVSGRNPNYLIDEQVRGGALVRALNMEAIPTAYQLINSGKRTTVEYISGTMPVPANKPKLSMVNSIAAELMGMRYVYLEAGSGAEEPVPVEHIAYTRKATEMTIITGGGIKDPQTAAMRVAAGANIIVTGTLWEKVEDPKLLAEFAAAIHVKG from the coding sequence ATGAAACCTGGGAAGACTGAACTTCGTTTGAATGCCGAAATCGAAAAACGCGGTGCGCTTTTTGCCGTGCTGTTGGACCCCGATACGTCTGACGAAGCCGCCTTTGTGAAAGCGGGCGCTATGGCCGCCGAAAACGGTGCCGACCTTTTGTTGGTGGGCGGCTCTTACCTGGGTAACTTTACGCTGCCCAAGCAGGTGGCTGCCCTTAAGGCCAACGTGGACTTGCCCGTGGTGCTGTTCCCGGGTGGCGCTTCTCAGGTGGTGCCCGGCTTTGACGCGATGCTTTTTATGACGCTTGTGAGTGGCCGTAATCCGAATTACCTGATTGACGAACAGGTTCGCGGTGGCGCCTTGGTGCGTGCCCTGAACATGGAAGCGATTCCGACGGCTTACCAGTTGATCAATAGCGGCAAGCGTACCACGGTTGAATACATTAGCGGTACCATGCCGGTGCCCGCCAACAAGCCCAAGCTCAGCATGGTGAATTCCATTGCCGCCGAACTCATGGGCATGCGCTATGTGTATCTGGAAGCCGGTAGCGGTGCCGAAGAACCCGTGCCGGTGGAACACATCGCCTACACCCGCAAGGCGACCGAAATGACCATCATTACCGGTGGCGGAATCAAGGATCCGCAGACTGCCGCTATGCGTGTGGCAGCCGGCGCGAACATTATCGTGACGGGGACTCTCTGGGAAAAGGTTGAAGACCCGAAGTTATTGGCTGAATTCGCCGCTGCTATCCATGTGAAGGGATAG
- a CDS encoding ABC transporter ATP-binding protein, with translation MIKIEHLHKTYRSGFLMKPKLALKDVSFSVEPGQVYGFIGPNGAGKSTTIKVLTGLLNFDSGKVLVNGISPRNVKSRQFIGYSPEQPYFYDYLTGRELLKFYGKLVGLSGTELDKRIDWSLDLLHANKDWIDRRLRSYSKGMMQRVGIAQAILGKPKLLILDEPMSGLDPMGRRDVREAIMELNRTGVTIFYSSHLLSDVESISHKVAMIVDGKIVREGTVDEITESCGVEYHVRTREAIPQAELPEGVSPAGHPQECVCADDAARDRLLRYCLDKGVAVERMDHKRPSLEDILTEEIARADA, from the coding sequence ATGATTAAGATTGAACATTTGCATAAGACGTACCGCAGCGGTTTCTTGATGAAACCGAAGCTTGCGCTTAAGGATGTGAGTTTTAGTGTAGAACCGGGACAGGTGTATGGCTTTATCGGGCCGAACGGCGCGGGCAAGTCTACGACTATCAAGGTGCTTACGGGCCTTTTGAATTTTGATTCGGGCAAGGTGCTGGTGAACGGGATTTCTCCGCGTAACGTGAAGAGCCGTCAGTTTATCGGTTACTCGCCGGAACAGCCGTACTTCTACGACTACCTCACGGGCCGTGAACTGTTGAAATTTTACGGCAAGTTGGTGGGTCTTTCTGGGACCGAACTGGACAAGCGCATCGACTGGTCGCTGGACTTGCTGCATGCGAACAAGGACTGGATCGACCGCCGCCTGCGTTCGTACTCCAAGGGTATGATGCAGCGCGTGGGTATTGCCCAGGCAATTCTCGGCAAGCCGAAGCTTTTGATTCTCGACGAACCCATGAGCGGTCTTGACCCGATGGGTCGCCGCGATGTGCGCGAAGCCATTATGGAACTGAACCGCACGGGGGTCACGATTTTCTATTCGAGCCACTTGCTCTCCGATGTGGAATCGATCAGCCACAAGGTGGCGATGATTGTGGACGGCAAGATCGTTCGCGAAGGAACCGTAGACGAAATTACGGAATCTTGCGGCGTGGAATACCACGTGCGTACCCGCGAAGCGATTCCGCAGGCGGAACTGCCCGAGGGCGTAAGCCCCGCTGGCCATCCGCAGGAATGCGTGTGCGCCGACGATGCTGCCCGCGACCGCCTGTTGCGTTACTGTTTAGATAAAGGCGTTGCCGTGGAACGTATGGACCACAAGCGCCCGAGTCTCGAAGACATTTTGACAGAGGAGATTGCCCGTGCAGACGCTTAA